From Salvia splendens isolate huo1 chromosome 16, SspV2, whole genome shotgun sequence, a single genomic window includes:
- the LOC121772614 gene encoding dehydrin Rab18-like, translating to MAQYGRQGDEYGRQTDEYGNHVQRPGGGGTDSYGSTGGMDQAGQYGSGGMNHGTLGGEYGTQGGGMGTGTGGGYGTHGGGIGTGTGTGGGEYGTHGGGAGLDTGMGTGGGQHRRSGSSSSSEDDGEGGRRKKGGLKEKLFGGKTEEGQEQEQEQSYGGGVNEEKGMMDKIKEKLPGHH from the exons ATGGCGCAATACGGCAGGCAGGGCGACGAGTACGGCCGCCAGACCGACGAGTATGGCAACCATGTCCAACGCCCTGGCGGCGGAGGAACTGACTCCTACGGCTCTACCGGCGGCATGGACCAGGCCGGTCAGTACGGCTCCGGTGGCATGAATCATGGGACTCTCGGTGGAGAATATGGTACTCAGGGTGGAGGGATGGGCACCGGCACTGGAGGAGGGTATGGTACTCACGGTGGAGGGATCGGCACCGGAACTGGCACTGGCGGAGGAGAGTATGGTACTCATGGCGGCGGCGCAGGGCTTGATACTGGAATGGGGACGGGCGGTGGCCAGCACCGGCGCTCGGGAAGCTCCAGCAGCTCG GAGGATGATGGGGAAGGAGGCAGGAGGAAGAAGGGGGGGCTGAAGGAGAAGCTTTTCGGGGGGAAGACGGAGGAGGGGCAGGAGCAGGAGCAGGAGCAGAGCTATGGCGGTGGGGTGAATGAagagaagggaatgatggataAGATCAAGGAAAAGCTGCCTGGCCACCATTGA
- the LOC121772755 gene encoding uncharacterized protein LOC121772755 isoform X2: MHGLLATVITAAIFGVIGAGCIAVPSTNCYVFDNTSHIYDFSSLFGQLFEYDDEKDPSLVVRFCKDIETRPQTGYVDYGRYDSLNYFIASAGTGNFLQEYFNGDIKNCETTYDKLGRTGQVNIICGSCPNGRCVGGLGCICSVTYESTCRVLIDLALPCVKPGLRVFEGFTVGFHPRSWEVVYNGMTQVGYEKAYDEFSFSTEQRDVTLYLTAVASLSSLVQKPAIKVSPQEGLVVKLSGSGENGSPPTTLSPTMIAVDWRCEKARDKPYEVNITIPVLNYSPVQFTFAKLCDHIQNERGESLRGWGIFGIISCILIVGLTLSCVGGFIYKMRVQNLRGLDAVPGMAILSACLETASGGLGGPRYTRPDEDNDPSVNQATWEEQAASTRRTTPTSEKTYGSI; this comes from the exons ATGCATGGATTATTGGCTACGGTAATTACTG CTGCCATTTTTGGCGTTATTGGAGCCGGTTGTATTGCTGTACCAAGCACTAATTGCTACGTCTTCGACAATACCAGCCATATCTATGATTTT AGCAGTTTGTTTGGACAACTTTTCGAGTATGATGATGAGAAG GATCCTAGTTTGGTAGTACGATTTTGTAAAGATATCGAGACTAGACCCCAAACG GGATATGTAGATTATGGAAGATATGACAGTCTCAATTATTTCATTGCCAGTGCTGGTACTGGTAACTTTCTTCAG GAATACTTTAATGGTGACATAAAGAACTGTGAGACAACTTATGATAAACTGGGACGCACGGGTCAG GTAAATATAATATGTGGAAGTTGTCCTAATGGACGGTGTGTAG GTGGACTTGGGTGCATTTGCAGTGTAACATATGAATCTACTTGCAG AGTACTCATTGATCTCGCCCTACCTTGTGTGAAGCCAGGCTTACGAGTGTTTgaaggcttcacagttggttttcATCCACGGTCATGGGAAGTG GTCTATAATGGCATGACACAAGTGGGTTATGAAAAGGCTTATGATGAATTTAG CTTCAGCACTGAGCAAAGAGATGTAACCCTATACCTAACAGCAGTTGCTTCATTATCGAGTTTAGTGCAGAAACCCGCAATCAAG GTTTCTCCACAGGAAGGATTGGTTGTTAAGTTGTCTGGTTCAGGAGAAAATGGCAGCCCACCAACAACCTTGTCTCCCACAATGATAGCTGTGGATTGGAGAT GTGAAAAAGCCCGAGACAAACCTTATGAAGTTAATATCACAATTCCAGTATTGAATTACTCTCCAGTTCAGTTTACTTTTGCAAAGTTATGCG ATCACATTCAGAATGAACGTGGCGAATCTCTGAGAGGATGGGGTATATTTGGAATAATTTCATGCAT ATTAATTGTTGGTTTAACACTCTCATGCGTTGGAGGTTTCATCTATAAGATGCGAGTGCAGAACCTG CGTGGGCTCGATGCCGTCCCCGGAATGGCGATATTATCTGCTTGTTTGGAAACT GCAAGTGGAGGCTTGGGAGGACCTAGGTATACGCGCCCAGACGAGGACAATGATCCTTCCGTAAACCAAGCTACATGGGAGGAGCAGGCAGCTTCGACTCGTCGAACTACGCCAACAAGTGAGAAAACTTACGGGTCGATCTGA
- the LOC121772755 gene encoding uncharacterized protein LOC121772755 isoform X1 — translation MLISDRIDFSVDAMHGLLATVITAAIFGVIGAGCIAVPSTNCYVFDNTSHIYDFSSLFGQLFEYDDEKDPSLVVRFCKDIETRPQTGYVDYGRYDSLNYFIASAGTGNFLQEYFNGDIKNCETTYDKLGRTGQVNIICGSCPNGRCVGGLGCICSVTYESTCRVLIDLALPCVKPGLRVFEGFTVGFHPRSWEVVYNGMTQVGYEKAYDEFSFSTEQRDVTLYLTAVASLSSLVQKPAIKVSPQEGLVVKLSGSGENGSPPTTLSPTMIAVDWRCEKARDKPYEVNITIPVLNYSPVQFTFAKLCDHIQNERGESLRGWGIFGIISCILIVGLTLSCVGGFIYKMRVQNLRGLDAVPGMAILSACLETASGGLGGPRYTRPDEDNDPSVNQATWEEQAASTRRTTPTSEKTYGSI, via the exons ATGTTGATTTCGGATAGGATAGATTTTTCTGTGGATGCGATGCATGGATTATTGGCTACGGTAATTACTG CTGCCATTTTTGGCGTTATTGGAGCCGGTTGTATTGCTGTACCAAGCACTAATTGCTACGTCTTCGACAATACCAGCCATATCTATGATTTT AGCAGTTTGTTTGGACAACTTTTCGAGTATGATGATGAGAAG GATCCTAGTTTGGTAGTACGATTTTGTAAAGATATCGAGACTAGACCCCAAACG GGATATGTAGATTATGGAAGATATGACAGTCTCAATTATTTCATTGCCAGTGCTGGTACTGGTAACTTTCTTCAG GAATACTTTAATGGTGACATAAAGAACTGTGAGACAACTTATGATAAACTGGGACGCACGGGTCAG GTAAATATAATATGTGGAAGTTGTCCTAATGGACGGTGTGTAG GTGGACTTGGGTGCATTTGCAGTGTAACATATGAATCTACTTGCAG AGTACTCATTGATCTCGCCCTACCTTGTGTGAAGCCAGGCTTACGAGTGTTTgaaggcttcacagttggttttcATCCACGGTCATGGGAAGTG GTCTATAATGGCATGACACAAGTGGGTTATGAAAAGGCTTATGATGAATTTAG CTTCAGCACTGAGCAAAGAGATGTAACCCTATACCTAACAGCAGTTGCTTCATTATCGAGTTTAGTGCAGAAACCCGCAATCAAG GTTTCTCCACAGGAAGGATTGGTTGTTAAGTTGTCTGGTTCAGGAGAAAATGGCAGCCCACCAACAACCTTGTCTCCCACAATGATAGCTGTGGATTGGAGAT GTGAAAAAGCCCGAGACAAACCTTATGAAGTTAATATCACAATTCCAGTATTGAATTACTCTCCAGTTCAGTTTACTTTTGCAAAGTTATGCG ATCACATTCAGAATGAACGTGGCGAATCTCTGAGAGGATGGGGTATATTTGGAATAATTTCATGCAT ATTAATTGTTGGTTTAACACTCTCATGCGTTGGAGGTTTCATCTATAAGATGCGAGTGCAGAACCTG CGTGGGCTCGATGCCGTCCCCGGAATGGCGATATTATCTGCTTGTTTGGAAACT GCAAGTGGAGGCTTGGGAGGACCTAGGTATACGCGCCCAGACGAGGACAATGATCCTTCCGTAAACCAAGCTACATGGGAGGAGCAGGCAGCTTCGACTCGTCGAACTACGCCAACAAGTGAGAAAACTTACGGGTCGATCTGA
- the LOC121771079 gene encoding uncharacterized protein LOC121771079: MHREKRKRVNNIVEVVNIVKIEKQKKEKKKKKEKRKKKEKRKKSPQKELPRNSLPAPALVSLLSNLTIFLKFLNPEKTSVARRLVPSGIRLRLRRILAGERFIMFATAVRYIAKKPKPKMKPIELKTPPEQTQTITRVIFDVLKEHGPLTIADTWEHVKDVGLRGLSSKRHMKIVMRWMRERQKLRLICNHVGPHKQFLYTTWFTKPDVSPTRPGTRPGTNDASRPKS; the protein is encoded by the exons ATGCACAgggaaaagagaaaaagagtAAACAACATAGTAGAGGTAGTGAATAtcgtaaaaattgaaaaacagaaaaaagaaaaaaaaaagaaaaaagaaaaaagaaaaaaaaaagaaaaaagaaaaaagtcgCCCCAAAAAGAGTTGCCGCGCAATTCGCTGCCGGCACCGGCTCTCGTCTCCCTCCTTTCAAACCTCACCATCTTCCTCAAATTTCTCAATCCTGAAAAAACAAGCGTAGCGCGCAGATTAGTTCCGAGCGGCATCCGCCTCAG ATTGAGAAGGATTTTGGCTGGGGAAAGGTTCATCATGTTTGCAACTGCAGTCAGGTATATTGCTAAGAAACCAAAGCCTAAAATGAAGCCAATAGAACTCAAGACTCCTCCGGAGCAAACGCAGACGATCACAAGGGTTATATTCGACGTCTTGAAGGAACACGGCCCTCTAACCATTGCAGACACATGGGAGCATGTTAAG GATGTTGGGCTGAGAGGACTCTCAAGCAAAAGGCACATGAAAATAGTGATGAGATGGATGAGAGAGCGGCAGAAGCTGAGGTTGATATGCAACCATGTTGGTCCTCACAAGCAATTTTTATACACTACATGGTTCACAAAACCTGACGTCAGCCCAACACGCCCTGGCACGAGGCCAGGAACAAACGACGCTTCAAGACCCAAGTCATAA